In a single window of the Methanolobus psychrophilus R15 genome:
- a CDS encoding branched chain amino acid aminotransferase apoenzyme encodes MSELLIYYNGEYVPKSKATTSVYDHGFLYGDGVFEGIRAYNGRVFKLREHVDRLYDSATAIALKIPMTKEEMEEAILETLRRNNLRDAYIRPIVSRGNGDLGLDPRKCPKPNVFIISQEWGAMYGDLYETGLTGVTVAVRRNAADALSPNIKSLNYLNNILAKIEANEKGGDEAIFFDSNGYLSEGSGDNIFIIKNGKVYTPPTVNNLRGITRATAIELLEEMGTMVHVENLGMFDLYTADEIFVTGTAAEAAPLVKVDGRAIGDGKPGPITKKMVEAFKHITQNTGTPIFK; translated from the coding sequence ATGAGCGAACTACTGATCTATTATAATGGCGAGTATGTCCCAAAATCGAAGGCTACGACATCGGTTTATGACCATGGTTTCCTCTATGGGGACGGCGTCTTTGAAGGCATAAGAGCATACAACGGACGTGTTTTCAAATTACGCGAGCATGTCGACAGGCTCTATGACTCTGCAACGGCCATAGCCCTGAAAATCCCCATGACCAAGGAAGAAATGGAGGAAGCAATCCTTGAAACTCTCAGGAGGAACAATCTCAGGGATGCTTACATCAGACCTATCGTTTCAAGAGGTAACGGCGACCTTGGACTTGATCCCAGGAAATGTCCAAAGCCCAATGTATTCATCATCAGCCAGGAATGGGGTGCAATGTACGGTGATCTCTATGAGACCGGACTTACAGGAGTTACTGTCGCGGTCAGAAGGAACGCCGCAGATGCGCTTTCGCCAAACATCAAATCACTCAATTACCTTAACAACATCCTTGCCAAGATAGAAGCCAATGAAAAAGGCGGTGATGAGGCAATCTTCTTTGACAGCAACGGCTATCTCTCAGAAGGTTCGGGTGACAATATATTCATCATAAAGAACGGAAAGGTCTATACTCCTCCGACGGTCAACAACCTGAGAGGCATTACTAGAGCGACTGCCATCGAGCTGCTTGAAGAGATGGGCACTATGGTCCATGTTGAGAATCTGGGTATGTTCGACCTCTATACGGCTGATGAGATATTCGTCACCGGCACAGCTGCAGAAGCCGCTCCTCTTGTCAAGGTCGACGGGCGCGCTATAGGCGACGGAAAGCCAGGACCCATCACAAAGAAAATGGTCGAGGCCTTCAAACACATCACCCAGAATACAGGCACTCCAATATTCAAGTGA
- a CDS encoding small GTP-binding protein → MSINEEIISVEEEIRKTPYNKATSFHIGRLKAKLARLRDEVIKKASSKSGGEGYSVRKSGDATVTLVGFPSVGKSTLLNKLTGANSQVGAYEFTTLDVIPGVLEYKNATIQILDVPGLVKGAASGRGRGKEVIAVVRNCDLVLFLMDVYHPQHYQVLTQELYDAGIRLNQKHPDVVIKRQDRGGVTISSTVDLEMSDELIKTILGEYKIHNAHVLVRESINVDQLIDVIMENRVYVPAVAVINKVDMADEYVLNKCKKEFPDATYISADKEKNLQEVRDVIYDALDFIRIYLKPQGGPADLEEPLIVRSGTTIGDICDRLHRDFRRKFRYALIWGKSAKHPGQRAGLDHVLRDKDLLTLIIAK, encoded by the coding sequence ATGAGCATAAACGAAGAAATAATATCAGTAGAGGAAGAAATCAGGAAAACGCCATACAATAAGGCTACTTCCTTTCATATCGGTAGGCTTAAGGCCAAACTTGCCCGTCTGCGCGACGAGGTAATCAAAAAGGCATCCAGCAAATCAGGAGGAGAAGGATACTCCGTCAGGAAGTCAGGCGACGCTACCGTTACCCTTGTAGGTTTCCCTTCGGTCGGTAAATCCACCCTGCTGAACAAACTCACCGGCGCTAATTCACAGGTGGGCGCCTATGAGTTCACTACACTTGATGTCATCCCCGGTGTGCTTGAATACAAGAACGCAACGATCCAGATACTGGACGTGCCGGGACTTGTAAAAGGTGCCGCAAGCGGGCGCGGACGAGGCAAGGAAGTTATTGCGGTGGTAAGGAACTGCGACCTTGTGTTGTTCCTGATGGATGTATACCATCCTCAGCACTACCAGGTGCTCACCCAGGAGCTTTACGATGCCGGCATACGCCTCAACCAGAAGCATCCGGACGTAGTTATCAAAAGACAGGATCGTGGAGGTGTGACCATCAGCAGCACCGTTGACCTGGAAATGTCTGATGAGCTCATCAAGACCATCCTTGGCGAATATAAGATCCATAACGCCCATGTGCTGGTGAGAGAAAGTATCAACGTAGACCAGCTCATTGACGTGATCATGGAAAACAGGGTTTATGTACCAGCTGTCGCTGTGATAAATAAAGTGGATATGGCAGATGAATACGTACTCAATAAATGCAAGAAGGAATTCCCTGATGCAACCTACATATCTGCAGATAAGGAAAAGAACCTGCAGGAAGTAAGGGATGTCATCTACGATGCCCTCGACTTCATAAGGATATACCTGAAACCCCAGGGAGGACCCGCAGACCTCGAGGAGCCCCTCATAGTCCGCAGCGGTACGACCATCGGGGATATCTGTGATCGATTGCACCGCGATTTCAGGAGAAAGTTCAGGTATGCCCTTATATGGGGTAAGTCCGCAAAACACCCCGGCCAGAGAGCAGGCCTTGACCATGTCCTGCGCGACAAGGATCTTCTTACCCTGATAATAGCAAAGTGA
- a CDS encoding multi-sensor signal transduction histidine kinase yields the protein MKWKNIGLETKLLFLITIGTVLVMVGATMAITSTVRNQQTELAYQQSVTTAENYANLFDKDMQASMAMARTIASTMKQHNGDRNEVNSILRQITMDNPYLLGTYVCYEPNAFDGMDTEYAGSPGHDGTGRFIPYWNKLNGSVRLDPLLYYETSDYYQMPKHLGADVITEPYFYDGALIVSFVSPITDNGTFIGIGGVDLSLDYIDSIVSNVTIFDTGYAFMVSNTGILMSHPQEKEWIGFSALQEFGNPGFMEMGADIMDGNSGYVRTIDPITGEYVVMFYEPVGSSESSFVLVVPEKEMFAGADELQRQLMTISAIAILFMGGMAFLIANSITRPISRIVSDFQDISKEALQGKLTIRANTDVDVDFKEIPQGLNDILEALEKSSISMKEMENVVNSSPVIVFKYNFTSELPIEVVSDGIRNLGYHPKELTSGHIWYKGIVHPEDRERVQNELKGKIEESENDFQQEYRILTKSGEVRWVDERTLIKRNSKGSILSLQGIIFDITESKEAESALVEAKMMAESANQTKSQFLANMSHELRTPLNSIIGFSDILASELFTELDQKQKQYASNINRSGRHLLNIINDILDISKIEAGKMDMNPETFRISELLLELMQTMEPLAKHKDIRLFTTAQGPGCEIHADKLKIRQVMYNLLSNAIKFTPSGGSVEVILDCNANEMSVSVKDNGIGISDLQQKELFKPFKQLDPDINRAYEGTGLGLVLVKKFVEMHGGRVWVQSSPGKGSVFTFVIPCEAEA from the coding sequence ATGAAATGGAAAAACATAGGGCTTGAAACTAAATTGTTGTTCCTTATAACCATTGGAACAGTACTGGTTATGGTCGGGGCCACAATGGCTATTACCTCGACTGTCAGGAACCAGCAAACAGAGCTTGCCTACCAGCAATCAGTGACTACGGCTGAGAATTATGCCAACCTGTTCGACAAGGATATGCAGGCAAGCATGGCTATGGCACGAACCATTGCAAGCACAATGAAACAGCACAATGGGGACCGCAATGAAGTAAACAGTATCCTTAGGCAGATAACTATGGATAATCCTTATCTGCTAGGCACCTATGTATGCTATGAACCCAATGCATTTGATGGCATGGATACTGAATACGCGGGGAGTCCTGGTCATGATGGAACCGGGAGGTTCATACCTTACTGGAACAAGCTTAACGGCTCTGTCCGGCTTGATCCTCTTTTGTATTATGAGACATCCGATTATTATCAGATGCCTAAACATCTTGGCGCGGATGTCATCACGGAACCATATTTCTACGATGGGGCCCTGATTGTAAGTTTTGTTTCTCCGATAACTGATAACGGGACTTTCATAGGTATCGGGGGAGTGGATCTTTCACTTGATTACATCGATAGTATTGTCAGCAACGTAACCATTTTTGATACCGGCTATGCTTTCATGGTCAGCAATACGGGAATACTGATGTCCCATCCCCAGGAAAAAGAATGGATAGGCTTCAGTGCGCTTCAGGAGTTTGGCAATCCCGGCTTTATGGAAATGGGCGCAGATATCATGGACGGTAATAGTGGCTATGTAAGAACCATCGACCCAATCACAGGTGAGTATGTTGTGATGTTCTATGAGCCTGTAGGGTCAAGTGAGTCTTCCTTCGTACTTGTGGTACCTGAAAAAGAGATGTTTGCAGGCGCCGATGAACTTCAACGGCAACTTATGACTATTTCCGCGATTGCCATCCTGTTCATGGGAGGTATGGCTTTTTTGATCGCAAATTCCATAACCAGGCCGATAAGCAGGATTGTCAGCGATTTTCAGGATATTTCCAAAGAAGCCTTGCAAGGGAAACTGACCATCAGGGCAAATACAGATGTTGATGTTGATTTTAAGGAAATCCCACAGGGCTTGAATGACATACTCGAGGCTCTGGAAAAGTCCAGCATATCCATGAAAGAGATGGAAAATGTGGTAAACAGCAGTCCTGTGATAGTGTTCAAGTATAATTTTACCAGTGAATTGCCGATAGAGGTTGTTTCCGATGGTATAAGGAATCTGGGCTATCACCCAAAAGAACTGACAAGCGGCCATATATGGTACAAGGGTATTGTTCACCCGGAAGATCGTGAACGTGTCCAAAATGAACTTAAGGGTAAAATCGAAGAAAGCGAAAATGATTTCCAGCAGGAATACAGGATATTGACAAAATCCGGAGAGGTTCGCTGGGTAGACGAGAGGACCCTGATAAAACGTAACAGCAAAGGTAGCATTCTCTCTCTCCAGGGGATCATATTCGACATTACTGAAAGTAAGGAAGCTGAAAGCGCCCTTGTGGAAGCAAAAATGATGGCTGAGTCAGCTAACCAGACAAAGAGCCAGTTCCTTGCTAACATGAGCCATGAACTTCGCACGCCTTTAAATTCCATAATCGGTTTTTCAGACATACTTGCCTCTGAACTGTTCACAGAGCTGGACCAGAAACAGAAACAGTACGCATCCAACATTAACCGGAGTGGAAGACATCTACTCAATATTATAAATGACATCCTTGATATATCAAAGATAGAAGCCGGTAAAATGGATATGAACCCTGAGACTTTCAGGATATCCGAATTGCTTTTAGAGCTCATGCAAACCATGGAGCCGCTTGCAAAACACAAGGATATCCGTCTTTTCACTACAGCACAAGGGCCGGGTTGTGAAATTCATGCTGACAAATTGAAAATAAGGCAGGTAATGTACAACCTGTTGAGCAACGCAATAAAATTCACTCCGTCTGGCGGCAGTGTCGAAGTAATACTGGACTGTAATGCAAATGAGATGTCTGTCAGCGTGAAGGATAATGGTATTGGGATATCCGACCTGCAGCAAAAGGAACTATTCAAACCGTTTAAACAACTGGATCCTGATATAAACCGGGCATATGAGGGAACTGGCCTTGGCCTGGTGCTGGTAAAGAAATTCGTAGAAATGCATGGCGGTAGGGTATGGGTTCAAAGCAGTCCGGGAAAAGGAAGTGTATTCACTTTTGTCATTCCTTGTGAGGCAGAGGCATAA
- a CDS encoding molybdenum cofactor synthesis domain-containing protein, with translation MERKEFRELTPVEDARKLVSRIKVLSGTEYIHVGNATGRILAEDVLSAVDVPAFNRSVKDGYALRAKDTYKATEPEPISLRLTASIPAGCADRFFVNDGETIEISTGAPIPEGADAVIMVEQTKQTENTVYIYQPVHIAENIMRAGSDIMKGERVLRKNTRIGSREIGVLASIGKMEVPVKKLLVGIISTGDELIEPGKELKPGKIFDANSYAIAANVEECGAIPRMYGIVPDEGKLMEEALDKAINECNIVLTSGSTSAGIGDIMYRIIEDKGETLTHGIAIKPGKPVVIGMINGVPTIGLPGNPTSALSIFNEFVAPIIYNSLGIAPTFKAKVSAVMGTGIRSGGREELFPVGVVRGRAYPADKTSGAITTLADADGIIEIRAQTEYIEAGIPVEVTMFGNARSPDIMFVGGQCPGVDLLEDMTGKMIRTLNMGSSAGFTAIAGGTTDIAGVNMPDAEGEYNLPVIMKMGLTGVVLVKGYRRELGLIFLPGMEVAELGDLPGLRLINRNRGSGTRAILDREIGRLAAEKGISRAELAKAIEGYNSGSKTHRSVCDAIKDKRADVGFGLKAAAEEAGLAFLPVTEDEFDFVIRKDVLDAKEIKSFLSVLNSHEFSERLPAGLRTYERTGETISLPEM, from the coding sequence ATGGAACGTAAGGAATTCAGAGAGCTAACCCCTGTGGAAGATGCAAGAAAACTGGTAAGCCGGATAAAAGTACTTTCAGGAACCGAATATATACATGTCGGCAATGCTACCGGGCGTATCCTGGCTGAGGATGTGCTCTCAGCTGTTGATGTGCCTGCATTTAACCGCTCTGTGAAGGATGGTTACGCCCTGCGCGCCAAAGACACTTACAAGGCAACAGAGCCGGAACCTATCTCCCTCAGACTTACAGCATCCATACCTGCAGGCTGTGCTGACAGGTTCTTTGTTAATGACGGGGAAACCATAGAGATCTCAACCGGTGCGCCCATTCCAGAAGGTGCTGATGCGGTCATAATGGTTGAGCAGACAAAACAGACAGAAAATACTGTGTATATTTATCAGCCGGTGCACATCGCAGAGAACATCATGCGCGCAGGTTCGGATATAATGAAAGGAGAGCGTGTGCTCAGGAAGAATACCCGCATCGGTTCAAGAGAGATAGGGGTGCTGGCATCCATCGGCAAAATGGAAGTTCCTGTAAAAAAACTTCTTGTGGGCATTATTTCAACGGGTGACGAGCTCATCGAACCGGGGAAGGAGCTGAAGCCAGGAAAGATATTTGATGCAAATTCCTACGCCATAGCCGCAAATGTAGAAGAATGCGGCGCAATACCCAGGATGTATGGCATTGTCCCGGATGAAGGTAAATTGATGGAAGAAGCACTTGACAAGGCGATAAATGAGTGCAACATTGTCCTGACCTCTGGCAGTACTTCAGCTGGTATCGGCGATATCATGTACAGGATAATAGAGGATAAGGGAGAAACACTTACTCATGGCATTGCCATCAAACCCGGGAAGCCGGTCGTCATCGGGATGATCAATGGGGTTCCCACTATAGGGCTGCCCGGGAATCCGACCTCTGCACTCAGCATATTCAACGAATTCGTGGCACCGATCATATATAATTCGCTTGGGATCGCGCCTACATTTAAGGCAAAGGTATCTGCAGTAATGGGAACAGGCATCCGCTCGGGAGGGCGCGAGGAGTTGTTCCCTGTGGGAGTGGTACGTGGCAGGGCATATCCTGCGGATAAGACATCAGGTGCCATTACAACCCTTGCAGATGCTGACGGCATAATTGAAATCAGGGCGCAGACAGAGTACATAGAGGCAGGCATTCCGGTAGAGGTCACAATGTTCGGTAATGCCAGAAGCCCGGACATAATGTTTGTTGGCGGGCAGTGTCCGGGTGTCGACCTGCTTGAGGACATGACAGGAAAGATGATCAGGACGCTCAACATGGGGTCCAGCGCAGGGTTCACAGCAATTGCAGGGGGCACCACTGATATTGCAGGCGTCAACATGCCTGATGCAGAAGGAGAGTATAACCTTCCGGTCATTATGAAAATGGGCCTTACAGGCGTTGTGCTTGTCAAAGGATACAGGCGCGAACTTGGACTTATCTTCCTCCCCGGGATGGAGGTGGCGGAACTTGGGGATCTGCCCGGCCTGCGCCTGATCAACAGGAACCGGGGATCAGGGACAAGGGCTATACTGGATAGGGAGATAGGGAGGCTTGCGGCAGAGAAGGGCATTTCCAGGGCGGAACTTGCAAAAGCCATTGAAGGTTACAACTCCGGATCAAAGACACACCGTTCTGTATGCGATGCGATAAAGGATAAAAGAGCGGATGTGGGGTTTGGCCTGAAGGCTGCGGCTGAGGAGGCAGGACTTGCATTCCTTCCTGTGACAGAGGATGAGTTCGATTTTGTGATACGCAAAGATGTACTGGATGCAAAGGAGATCAAGTCGTTCCTTTCAGTATTGAACTCGCATGAATTCTCAGAGAGGCTTCCTGCAGGGTTACGTACCTATGAGAGAACCGGTGAGACCATATCGCTGCCTGAAATGTAA
- a CDS encoding phosphoenolpyruvate synthase, whose amino-acid sequence MENNRYIRWFEEVTIEDVPSVGGKNASIGEMYRELTGKGIKVPNGFAITADAYWHVLESAGALGELKQTLEGLDTEDVRDLAIRGKKARNIILNADMPDDLWSEIKEAYDKLSEQYGPDADVAVRSSATAEDLPNASFAGQQETYLNIHGYHSLKDACIRCFASLFTDRAISYRVNNNFDHFKVGLSIGVMKMVRSDLASSGVMFTIDTDSGFEEVVFITAAYGLGENIVQGLVNPDEFYVFKPTLKEGYKSIIDKKLGEKEIKMIYGRGDSRILTRNVEVPEADRKRFCINDAEILLLAQYAVTIEDHYSKKNGKKMPMDIEWAKDGETGELFIVQARPETVQSQKKKDVLETYYLDQKSSVIVTGRSIGRKIAAGKVHVIPDVSRLPSFKAGEVLVADTTTPDWEPIMKKAAAIITNKGGRTCHAAIVSRELGIPAVVGAAGATEKLKTGMEVTVSCAEGDVGRVYEGILDFHTESLDLKDLENTRTEVMMNLGNPEEAFSLSMIPNSGIGLARLEFIISSYIQVHPMALVHPERVADANDAEEIERLTKGYSSKEDYFVEKLSFGVGTIAAAFYPKPVVVRMSDFKSNEYASLLGGRYFEIEESNPMLGFRGASRYYDERYREGFALECRAMKRVREELGLTNLILMIPFCRRVDEAGKVLAEMKKHGLERGKSSLQVYVMCEIPSNVLLIDEFSKYFDGFSIGSNDLTQLTLGVDRDSDILAESFDERDEAVKRIVSMAIQGAKRNGKHSGLCGQAPSDFPEFAEFLVRESIDSISLNPDSVMQIVPRILQTERDMER is encoded by the coding sequence ATGGAAAATAACAGATATATCCGATGGTTTGAAGAGGTAACTATAGAAGATGTTCCTTCAGTCGGAGGCAAGAATGCCTCTATAGGGGAAATGTACAGGGAACTGACAGGTAAAGGCATTAAAGTACCTAACGGCTTTGCGATTACGGCGGACGCCTACTGGCATGTTCTCGAATCTGCGGGCGCGCTTGGGGAGCTAAAGCAGACCCTTGAAGGGCTGGACACCGAAGATGTACGCGACCTTGCAATAAGAGGGAAAAAGGCAAGGAATATTATACTCAATGCGGATATGCCTGATGATCTGTGGAGTGAGATAAAAGAAGCATATGATAAACTGAGTGAACAGTACGGCCCTGATGCCGATGTAGCAGTGCGTAGCTCGGCAACCGCGGAGGATCTGCCCAATGCTTCATTTGCGGGCCAGCAGGAAACATATCTGAACATACATGGATACCATTCCCTGAAAGATGCATGTATCAGGTGTTTTGCCTCGCTTTTCACGGACAGGGCCATTTCCTATCGTGTCAATAATAACTTTGACCATTTCAAGGTTGGGCTGTCCATCGGAGTGATGAAGATGGTGCGCTCGGACCTGGCCTCCAGCGGAGTTATGTTCACCATCGACACTGATAGTGGATTTGAGGAAGTCGTATTCATAACTGCTGCCTACGGACTTGGAGAGAACATTGTGCAGGGACTTGTCAACCCTGACGAGTTCTATGTGTTCAAGCCCACACTGAAAGAAGGATATAAGTCAATTATCGATAAGAAACTAGGTGAAAAGGAGATCAAGATGATCTACGGGCGTGGTGATTCCCGTATACTCACCCGCAATGTGGAAGTTCCGGAGGCGGACCGGAAAAGATTCTGCATCAACGATGCGGAGATACTCCTTCTCGCTCAGTACGCAGTAACCATTGAGGATCATTACTCCAAGAAGAACGGGAAAAAGATGCCAATGGACATTGAATGGGCGAAGGACGGTGAAACCGGAGAGTTATTCATTGTGCAGGCAAGGCCTGAGACCGTGCAGTCCCAGAAAAAGAAGGATGTCCTTGAAACTTACTATCTTGATCAGAAATCTTCAGTTATTGTTACAGGCCGAAGCATCGGTCGCAAGATAGCAGCGGGCAAGGTACATGTGATCCCTGATGTTTCAAGGCTCCCTTCCTTTAAAGCCGGAGAGGTGCTTGTGGCAGATACCACAACACCTGACTGGGAGCCGATAATGAAAAAAGCTGCCGCAATCATTACAAATAAGGGCGGAAGGACCTGCCATGCAGCTATTGTCAGCCGTGAACTGGGCATACCGGCTGTGGTGGGTGCCGCAGGCGCCACTGAGAAGCTAAAGACAGGCATGGAAGTCACTGTAAGTTGTGCTGAAGGTGATGTCGGGAGAGTCTATGAGGGCATACTCGATTTCCATACTGAAAGCCTTGACCTGAAGGATTTGGAGAACACCAGGACAGAGGTAATGATGAACCTCGGAAACCCTGAAGAAGCTTTTTCCCTGTCCATGATCCCCAATAGCGGTATTGGTCTTGCAAGGCTTGAGTTCATTATCTCAAGTTACATACAGGTGCACCCCATGGCGCTGGTGCATCCGGAAAGAGTTGCTGATGCAAACGATGCTGAGGAAATTGAGAGACTCACAAAAGGTTACAGCAGCAAAGAGGACTATTTTGTCGAAAAGCTCTCCTTTGGGGTCGGCACCATTGCAGCTGCATTCTATCCCAAGCCTGTGGTCGTGCGTATGAGCGATTTCAAATCAAACGAGTACGCGAGCCTGCTGGGAGGCAGGTACTTTGAGATTGAGGAAAGCAATCCAATGCTGGGATTCCGTGGTGCTTCACGCTATTACGATGAGCGCTACAGGGAAGGGTTCGCACTTGAGTGCAGGGCGATGAAGAGAGTGCGGGAAGAGCTGGGGCTTACAAATCTGATCCTTATGATACCTTTCTGCAGACGTGTTGACGAGGCGGGGAAAGTGCTTGCAGAAATGAAAAAACACGGGCTTGAAAGAGGAAAGAGTAGTCTTCAGGTGTATGTGATGTGCGAGATACCTAGCAACGTGCTCCTGATAGATGAGTTCAGCAAATACTTTGATGGTTTTTCGATAGGTTCCAATGACCTCACCCAGCTCACCCTTGGAGTGGACAGGGATTCGGACATACTTGCAGAGTCCTTTGATGAAAGGGATGAGGCGGTCAAGAGAATAGTGTCCATGGCCATACAGGGAGCAAAGCGCAACGGCAAGCATAGCGGGCTATGCGGGCAGGCACCCAGCGATTTCCCGGAATTTGCGGAATTCCTTGTAAGAGAAAGCATTGATTCGATCTCCCTTAATCCCGATTCCGTGATGCAGATAGTGCCCAGGATACTTCAGACAGAAAGAGATATGGAAAGATAG
- a CDS encoding superoxide dismutase — translation MAKELYKLPALKYGYADLEPYISEEQLRIHHDKHHQSYVNNANSLLQMMDKAREEGTDFDYKATAKAFAFNLGGHVLHDYFWWEMTPAEKASKEPTGELSDAVKENFGGFERFKKEFSQVASGVEGSGWAALTFCTDTNRLGIMQIEKHNVNLIPDYPIIMALDVWEHAYYLDYKNERGKFIDAFWNIVDWEELDKWFKKVQNHDTA, via the coding sequence ATGGCTAAAGAATTATATAAACTACCGGCTTTGAAATATGGTTATGCAGACTTGGAACCATACATATCCGAGGAACAATTGCGAATACACCATGACAAACACCATCAATCCTATGTGAATAATGCAAATTCACTTTTGCAGATGATGGATAAGGCAAGAGAAGAAGGAACGGATTTCGACTATAAGGCAACTGCCAAGGCTTTTGCTTTTAATCTGGGCGGTCACGTATTGCATGATTATTTCTGGTGGGAGATGACACCTGCGGAAAAAGCAAGCAAAGAACCAACCGGTGAATTGTCCGATGCAGTAAAAGAAAACTTCGGAGGCTTTGAAAGATTTAAAAAGGAATTCAGCCAGGTAGCATCAGGCGTGGAAGGTTCCGGCTGGGCGGCATTGACCTTCTGCACAGACACCAACAGACTTGGAATAATGCAGATAGAAAAGCACAATGTCAACCTGATACCTGACTACCCGATAATTATGGCCCTTGACGTATGGGAACATGCCTACTATCTGGATTACAAGAACGAAAGAGGCAAGTTCATAGACGCGTTCTGGAATATAGTAGACTGGGAAGAGCTTGACAAGTGGTTCAAGAAAGTCCAGAATCATGACACCGCATGA
- a CDS encoding molybdate ABC transporter, ATP-binding protein: MGIKVDFRKRHYMKKSDKKKGIEPVFMLDAKFEAGNELVVLFGRSGSGKTTALQCISGLLEPNGGKIIVNDKVYFDCHKRIDLPVQQRSLGYVFQNYALFPHMDVKKNIAYGLKGYNEEEKGRRVGEMLRLLHIEGLKDNYPSQLSGGQKQRVALARALAPKPEILLLDEPFSALDAVVRMKLREMIRRIQKELGIPILFITHNPVEAFTMADRMVIFHNGRVQQTGTPEEVFYHPQNSHVAELVGMTNIFEDAIVGDEDTATGTVLLRKDELQVSAMLQKLKAGRNVSWGIRPENIHILSEEDETDPLEENVFSASVKSIVNKGASKLIYIDIGHHQNLLIAETSNQTFEKLHLEAGDACKVKLDKRKIAVF; the protein is encoded by the coding sequence ATGGGCATCAAAGTGGATTTCAGAAAACGTCATTACATGAAAAAAAGTGATAAAAAGAAAGGCATAGAACCTGTTTTCATGCTTGATGCCAAATTCGAGGCAGGAAATGAGCTGGTGGTCCTTTTCGGACGATCAGGCTCCGGGAAGACCACAGCACTGCAGTGCATATCAGGACTGCTGGAACCCAATGGCGGCAAGATAATCGTTAACGACAAGGTATACTTTGACTGCCATAAAAGGATCGACCTGCCGGTGCAACAGCGCAGCCTCGGATACGTGTTCCAGAACTATGCTCTTTTTCCGCACATGGATGTGAAAAAGAACATTGCCTACGGACTGAAAGGATATAATGAGGAGGAAAAAGGAAGAAGGGTCGGAGAAATGCTACGGTTGCTCCATATCGAGGGCCTTAAGGACAATTATCCTTCCCAGCTCTCAGGGGGACAGAAACAGAGAGTGGCACTGGCCCGCGCACTTGCGCCAAAGCCGGAAATACTGCTGCTTGATGAGCCTTTTTCGGCGCTTGATGCGGTCGTACGCATGAAATTGAGAGAGATGATAAGGAGAATACAGAAGGAGCTTGGCATTCCGATACTGTTCATCACTCACAATCCGGTGGAGGCTTTCACTATGGCTGACAGGATGGTTATCTTCCATAACGGACGGGTCCAGCAAACAGGCACTCCCGAAGAGGTATTCTATCATCCCCAGAACAGTCATGTGGCTGAACTGGTAGGCATGACCAACATATTTGAAGATGCTATTGTGGGAGACGAAGATACTGCTACGGGTACTGTCCTGCTCCGCAAGGATGAACTGCAGGTAAGCGCGATGCTGCAGAAGCTGAAGGCGGGCAGGAATGTCTCATGGGGTATCCGCCCTGAGAACATCCATATCTTATCAGAAGAGGACGAAACTGATCCACTGGAAGAGAATGTATTCAGTGCATCGGTAAAGAGCATTGTGAATAAGGGTGCAAGCAAGCTTATTTATATTGATATCGGGCATCATCAAAATCTTCTCATAGCTGAAACATCCAATCAGACTTTTGAGAAATTGCACCTTGAAGCAGGAGATGCCTGCAAAGTGAAACTGGATAAACGGAAGATTGCGGTATTTTAG